The Salvelinus namaycush isolate Seneca chromosome 38, SaNama_1.0, whole genome shotgun sequence genome includes a window with the following:
- the cct2 gene encoding T-complex protein 1 subunit beta, producing MASLSMAPVNIFRQGADEEKAETARLSSFIGAIAIGDLVKSTLGPKGMDKILIGGGREGTVTVTNDGATILKAIGVDNPAAKVLVDMSKTQDDEVGDGTTSVTVLAAELLREAELLIAKKIHPQIIISGWRKATQAARQALKEAAVDHGDDQVKFHEDLLNISRTTLSSKLLTHHKDHFAKLAVEAVLRLKSSGNLEAIHVIKKLGGSLIDSYLDEGFLLDKRIGVNQPKRLENVNILISNTGMDTDKIKIFGSRVRVDSTAKVAEIEMAEKEKMKEKVERILKHGINCFINRQLIYNYPEQLFAAAGVMAIEHADFSGVERLALVTGGEITSTFDHPELVKLGHCKLIEEVMIGEDTLIHFSGVALGEACTVVLRGATQQILDEAERSLHDALCVLAQTVKETRTVYGGGCSEMLMAKVVTDLALRTPGKEAVAMESFAKALRMLPTIIADNAGYDSADLVAQLRAAHQEGKTTMGLNMNQGTIGDMSEMGVTESFQVKRQVLLSAAEAAEMILRVDNIIKAAPR from the exons ATG GCGTCCCTATCCATGGCCCCAGTGAACATCTTCAGGCAAGGAGCTGACGAGGAGAAAGCTGAGACAGCCCGTCTG TCGTCCTTCATCGGTGCCATCGCCATTGGAGATCTGGTGAAGAGTACCTTGGGACCAAAAGGAATG GACAAGATCCTTATCGGAGGTGGCAGGGAGGGAACTGTTACAGTCACCAATGATGGGGCCACCATCCTCAAAGCCATCGGAGTGGACAACCCTGCTGCCAAAGTGTTGGTTG ACATGTCCAAGACCCAGGATGATGAGGTTGGAGATGGCACCACCTCTGTCACGGTATTGGCTGCTGAACTGCTCAGG GAAGCTGAGCTCCTCATCGCCAAGAAGATCCACCCTCAGATCATCATCTCTGGCTGGAGGAAGGCCACCCAGGCAGCCCGCCAGGCTCTGAAGGAGGCTGCTGTGGACCATGG tGACGACCAGGTGAAGTTCCATGAGGACCTTCTGAACATCTCCcgcaccaccctgtcttccaaGCTGCTGACCCACCACAAGGACCACTTCGCCAAGCTGGCCGTGGAGGCTGTGCTCCGGCTGAAGAGCTCCGGTAACCTGGAAGCCATCCACGTCATCAAGAAGCTCGGAGGCAGCCTCATCGACTCCTACCTGGACGAAG GTTTTCTGCTGGACAAGAGGATTGGTGTGAACCAGCCCAAGAGGCTGGAGAACGTCAACATCCTCATCTCCAACACTGGCATGGACACCGATAAGATCAAG ATCTTTGGCTCCAGGGTGCGTGTGGACTCCACGGCCAAGGTGGCTGAGATCGAGATGGCTGAGAAAGAGAAGATGAAGGAGAAAGTGGAGCGGATCCTCAAGCACGGAATCAACTGCTTCATCAACag ACAGCTGATCTACAACTACCCAGAGCAGCTGTTTGCTGCAGCAGGCGTCATGGCCATAGAACACGCCGACTTCTCTGGAGTGGAGCGCCTGGCTCTCGTCACGGGAGGAGAGATCACGTCGACCTTCGACCACCCCGAGCTGGTGAAGTTGGGCCACTGCAAGCTGATCGAGGAGGTGATGATCGGCGAGGACACTCTCATCCACTTCTCAGGAGTGGCCCTGG GTGAGGCGTGTACCGTGGTGCTGCGTGGAGCCACGCAGCAGATCCTGGATGAGGCTGAGAGGTCTCTCCACGATGCCCTGTGTGTCCTGGCTCAGACCGTCAAGGAGACGCGTACTGTCTACGGAGGAG GCTGCTCTGAGATGCTGATGGCCAAGGTGGTGACAGACCTGGCCCTCAGGACACCGGGCAAAGAGGCCGTGGCCATGGAGTCTTTCGCCAAAGCTCTCAGAATGCTGCCCACCATCATCGCAGACAACGCCGGTTACGACAGTGCCGATCTGGTGGCCCAGCTGAGAGCTGCTCATCAGGAGGGGAAGACCACCATGGGTCTGA ATATGAACCAGGGTACCATCGGTGACATGTCAGAGATGGGGGTGACAGAGAGCTTCCAGGTCAAGAGACAGGTTCTGCTGTCTGCTGCGGAGGCTGCAGAGATGATCCTCCGCGTCGACAACATCATCAAGGCTGCGCCCAGGTGA